Proteins encoded in a region of the Sphingopyxis sp. OAS728 genome:
- a CDS encoding DUF2171 domain-containing protein has product MAEHDHSAIKEGLNVVGADGVHIGTVDHLDGERIKLTKADSGDGKHHYLPAGLVAAVEGDTVRLSANAANAVDLFEEAE; this is encoded by the coding sequence ATGGCAGAGCATGACCATAGCGCGATCAAGGAAGGCCTGAATGTCGTCGGCGCCGACGGCGTCCACATCGGCACCGTCGACCATCTCGACGGCGAACGCATCAAGCTGACCAAGGCCGACAGCGGCGACGGCAAGCATCATTACCTTCCCGCGGGCCTCGTGGCCGCGGTCGAGGGCGACACGGTCCGCCTGTCGGCAAACGCCGCGAACGCGGTCGACCTGTTCGAAGAAGCCGAATAG
- a CDS encoding thermonuclease family protein gives MSGPDFHYPRRRAVRRPKLVHSRRRTASSLWLAPLMAVAFLAALAGLQRMPGGAIADAGDAIGMSIMDSAAPAAKDALSARFALCHSGGGSNCVVDGDTFWFAGDKYRVADIDTPETHPARCAEEAALGAAATGRLHRWLNEGSFSLESAGRDADRYGRKLRIVTRGGTSVGSVLVAEGLARPWEGRRRPWCRA, from the coding sequence ATGTCCGGACCCGATTTTCATTACCCGCGGCGCCGCGCCGTTCGCCGCCCCAAGCTCGTCCACTCGCGTCGGCGCACCGCGTCTAGCCTGTGGCTGGCGCCGCTGATGGCGGTGGCGTTCCTCGCGGCGCTTGCCGGTTTGCAGCGCATGCCGGGTGGAGCGATTGCCGATGCCGGCGACGCGATCGGAATGTCCATCATGGACAGCGCTGCACCAGCTGCAAAGGATGCGCTGTCGGCGCGCTTCGCGCTCTGCCACAGTGGCGGCGGCAGCAATTGCGTCGTCGACGGCGACACCTTCTGGTTCGCGGGCGACAAATATCGCGTTGCCGACATCGACACTCCCGAAACGCATCCGGCGCGCTGTGCCGAGGAGGCGGCGCTGGGCGCGGCGGCGACCGGGCGGCTCCATCGCTGGTTGAATGAAGGGTCATTCAGTCTGGAAAGCGCCGGCCGCGATGCCGACCGTTACGGTCGCAAGCTGCGCATCGTTACGCGTGGCGGGACGAGCGTCGGGTCGGTGCTGGTCGCCGAAGGGCTGGCGCGACCGTGGGAGGGGCGGCGGCGTCCCTGGTGCCGGGCCTAA
- a CDS encoding DsbA family oxidoreductase, with product MTEPRVPRLSVDIVSDVMCPWCIIGWLKFQKVMAHFAGRLDFRVQWHPFELNPDMPPEGEDAASHVMRKYGISAEQSRANSGKMAGVAADLGFTFNRGPDFRMRNSFDAHRLLTWAGALEEPEQAGATGVQTALKLALFAAHFTDNRDVSDHAVLADVAASVGLDRERAAAILASDEFGEMVRTEEAYWADQNVTGVPAFILGGRMLIPGAQDPDVFIRVIETKVLAAAA from the coding sequence TTGACTGAACCGCGCGTCCCCCGCCTGAGCGTCGACATCGTGTCCGACGTAATGTGCCCCTGGTGCATCATCGGCTGGCTGAAATTCCAGAAGGTCATGGCGCATTTTGCGGGCCGGCTCGATTTTCGCGTCCAGTGGCATCCGTTCGAGCTCAATCCCGACATGCCGCCCGAGGGCGAGGATGCGGCGAGCCATGTCATGCGCAAATATGGCATCAGCGCCGAGCAGAGCCGCGCGAACAGCGGCAAGATGGCGGGGGTCGCCGCCGACCTCGGCTTCACCTTCAACCGCGGGCCGGATTTCCGGATGCGCAACAGTTTCGACGCGCACCGCCTGCTGACCTGGGCAGGGGCGCTCGAGGAGCCTGAACAGGCCGGTGCGACGGGCGTGCAGACCGCGCTGAAGCTCGCGCTGTTCGCGGCGCATTTCACCGACAATCGCGACGTGAGCGATCATGCGGTGCTTGCCGACGTCGCCGCGTCTGTCGGGCTCGACCGCGAACGCGCGGCCGCGATCCTCGCTTCGGACGAGTTCGGTGAGATGGTGCGGACCGAGGAGGCCTATTGGGCCGACCAGAATGTCACCGGGGTGCCGGCGTTCATTCTGGGCGGGCGGATGCTGATCCCCGGCGCGCAGGATCCCGACGTGTTCATTCGCGTGATCGAGACGAAAGTGTTGGCGGCCGCCGCCTGA
- the mnmA gene encoding tRNA 2-thiouridine(34) synthase MnmA translates to MIDTISSPAGLAQADFQLASPLKDRRIVVAMSGGVDSSVVAALAARSGAEVIGVTLQLYDHGAKAKRVGACCAGQDIRDARAVADRLGFAHHVYDHESRFRDTVIDQFADEYLNGRTPIPCVRCNMGVKFTDLFRLAKELGADCLATGHYVRRVMGPAGAELHRAVDPARDQSYFLFATTQDQLDFLRFPLGGLEKSVVREIARDLGLGVAGKPDSQDICFVPDGDYATLVRKLRPEADDQGEIVHVDGTVLGAHKGLIHYTVGQRRGIEIGGQAEPLYVVRLDADAKQVIVGPRRALAVAGARLGEANWLGAVDGRDVMAKVRSMAKPVPARVEGERLVFAEAEYGVAPGQAAVLYDAADNSRVLGGGWIEETFAADFNPE, encoded by the coding sequence ATGATCGACACGATTTCTTCTCCTGCCGGGCTCGCCCAGGCCGACTTTCAGCTCGCTTCGCCGCTGAAGGACCGGCGAATCGTCGTCGCGATGTCGGGTGGAGTCGACTCGAGTGTCGTCGCCGCGCTCGCCGCGCGATCGGGCGCCGAGGTGATCGGCGTGACGCTCCAGCTCTATGATCATGGCGCCAAGGCGAAGCGCGTTGGGGCCTGCTGCGCCGGGCAGGATATCCGCGACGCGCGCGCGGTCGCCGACCGGCTGGGCTTCGCGCATCATGTCTATGATCATGAGAGCCGTTTCCGCGATACGGTGATCGACCAGTTCGCCGACGAATATCTGAACGGGCGGACGCCAATCCCCTGCGTGCGCTGTAATATGGGGGTGAAGTTCACCGACCTGTTCCGGCTGGCGAAGGAACTGGGCGCCGACTGCCTTGCGACCGGCCATTATGTGCGGCGCGTGATGGGGCCCGCGGGCGCCGAACTGCACCGCGCGGTCGATCCGGCGCGCGACCAGAGCTATTTCCTGTTCGCGACGACGCAGGACCAGCTCGACTTTCTGCGTTTCCCGCTCGGCGGGCTCGAGAAGAGCGTCGTGCGAGAGATTGCGCGCGACCTCGGCCTCGGTGTCGCGGGCAAGCCCGACAGCCAGGACATCTGTTTCGTGCCCGACGGCGATTATGCGACGCTGGTCCGGAAGCTGCGCCCCGAGGCCGACGATCAGGGCGAGATCGTCCATGTCGACGGCACGGTGCTCGGCGCACACAAGGGGCTGATTCATTATACCGTCGGCCAGCGCCGCGGGATCGAGATCGGCGGACAGGCCGAGCCGCTGTATGTCGTCCGCCTCGATGCCGACGCCAAGCAGGTGATCGTCGGCCCGCGCCGCGCGCTGGCCGTGGCGGGTGCGCGGCTGGGCGAGGCGAACTGGCTGGGGGCGGTCGACGGGCGCGATGTGATGGCGAAGGTGCGCAGCATGGCGAAGCCGGTGCCCGCGCGCGTCGAGGGCGAGCGGCTGGTCTTTGCCGAAGCCGAATATGGCGTCGCGCCGGGACAGGCGGCGGTGCTCTATGACGCGGCCGACAATTCGCGCGTGCTCGGCGGCGGCTGGATCGAAGAGACGTTCGCGGCGGACTTTAACCCGGAATAG
- a CDS encoding DUF1153 domain-containing protein has translation MIENQKIRPAQVIGPLGEPLTLDTLPPPSTTRWVVRRKAEVVAAVNGGLLSVDEVCERYGLTLEEFAGWQRSIDRSGMPGLRVTRIQHYRDLYERQQRF, from the coding sequence ATGATCGAGAATCAGAAAATCCGGCCCGCACAGGTCATCGGCCCCCTCGGTGAACCTTTAACCCTCGACACGCTGCCGCCGCCGTCGACGACCCGTTGGGTCGTTCGCCGCAAGGCAGAGGTTGTCGCAGCCGTTAACGGTGGACTCTTGTCTGTCGATGAAGTGTGCGAACGTTATGGGCTGACCCTCGAGGAATTTGCCGGCTGGCAGCGGTCGATCGACCGCAGCGGCATGCCGGGGCTGCGCGTGACACGCATCCAGCACTACCGCGACCTCTACGAGCGCCAACAGCGCTTCTGA
- a CDS encoding GNAT family N-acetyltransferase: MTGTDRQVRLAPRIEDVAVHCALNDGTAVCLRTITPDDAPLIREGIAKLSAESRYLRFFSPAPVLPDAVVERLADVDGHDHIAWGAICSDCPGRPPIGAVHAVRHRHDGPVGEFSVAVLDEFQGQGLARMMTAALLVHCHAEGLDVLDVHMLSENAAAKRLVKSMGAAWAGESAGVAEYRLDVAAAIEALRADADAPGVQDVLRTLEGANGAAD, encoded by the coding sequence ATGACCGGAACGGACAGGCAGGTGCGGTTGGCGCCCCGGATCGAGGATGTCGCGGTGCATTGCGCACTGAACGACGGGACCGCGGTATGCCTGCGCACCATTACCCCCGACGACGCGCCGCTGATCCGCGAGGGGATCGCCAAACTGTCCGCCGAGTCGCGCTATTTGCGCTTCTTCTCGCCCGCGCCGGTGTTGCCCGATGCGGTTGTCGAGCGGCTCGCCGACGTCGACGGACACGACCATATCGCGTGGGGCGCGATCTGCAGCGACTGCCCGGGGCGGCCGCCGATCGGCGCGGTGCATGCGGTGCGGCATCGGCACGACGGACCGGTGGGCGAATTTTCGGTCGCGGTGCTAGACGAATTTCAGGGGCAGGGGCTGGCGCGGATGATGACCGCGGCGCTGCTCGTCCACTGCCATGCCGAGGGGCTGGACGTGCTCGACGTGCATATGCTGTCCGAAAATGCGGCGGCGAAGCGGCTGGTGAAATCGATGGGTGCGGCGTGGGCCGGCGAGTCAGCGGGGGTCGCTGAATATCGGCTCGACGTCGCTGCGGCGATCGAGGCGCTGCGCGCCGATGCCGACGCGCCGGGGGTGCAGGATGTGCTGCGGACGCTGGAGGGGGCGAACGGGGCCGCGGACTAG
- a CDS encoding helix-turn-helix domain-containing protein, with protein MIHDHPDGPTFEVLGERLARLRRAKGLSKTDLADQLGVTVTSICYWEQGRSRPRLARLHELAALLGTSPTELLSRDSAPGGDHLSDLVTRMRAELAHAAGTTPSKIRITIEM; from the coding sequence GTGATCCACGACCACCCAGACGGCCCCACCTTTGAAGTACTCGGCGAACGGCTCGCACGACTGCGCCGGGCGAAAGGCCTCAGCAAGACCGACCTCGCCGACCAGCTCGGCGTTACCGTCACCTCGATCTGCTATTGGGAACAGGGCCGTTCGCGCCCGCGGCTCGCGCGGCTACACGAACTCGCCGCGCTGCTCGGCACTTCGCCGACCGAACTGCTAAGCCGCGACAGCGCGCCGGGCGGCGATCACCTCTCCGACCTCGTCACCCGCATGCGCGCCGAACTCGCCCACGCCGCGGGCACCACTCCGTCGAAGATCCGCATCACCATCGAGATGTAG
- a CDS encoding LysR family transcriptional regulator gives MRPFACMPWAILTGRCPGTAASLPAVLVVSPTGKAMGVLDLDDLAIFVEIADAGGVSPAARRLGVSKSIVSRRLSRLERELGVQLLARTTRGAALTEAGSTFRDHAARIGAEMDMAREVMVPVGDLRGRLRLAVPLAYGTTHLAPILAELARRHPALQVQTSYSEDFVDLVSEGFDAAIRIGHLADSSLVARRVGAVRPLLVASPAYIDAHGAPRTPAEIGDHEALMQGTESWRFMTKTGLVSVHPQGRFKTANAFALAEAAKAGIGIAYLPDSVVVEEVASGDLRVIMPNYPPAETGIHVVRPAGIQAPRKVRILIDILLEYLGKSKNAPKLALPGGE, from the coding sequence GTGCGCCCGTTCGCTTGTATGCCTTGGGCTATCCTAACGGGTCGTTGTCCCGGGACGGCCGCATCCCTACCTGCCGTCCTTGTTGTGAGTCCGACCGGAAAGGCGATGGGCGTGCTTGATCTCGACGATCTGGCCATTTTTGTGGAAATTGCCGACGCTGGCGGTGTGTCTCCGGCCGCGCGTCGGCTTGGCGTTTCCAAATCGATCGTGAGCCGCCGGCTCTCCCGGCTCGAGCGCGAACTTGGCGTCCAGCTTTTGGCCCGCACGACGCGCGGTGCCGCGCTGACCGAGGCGGGGAGCACTTTTCGCGACCATGCGGCGCGGATCGGCGCAGAAATGGATATGGCGCGTGAGGTGATGGTGCCGGTGGGCGATCTGCGTGGTCGACTCCGTCTCGCGGTGCCGCTTGCCTATGGAACGACCCATCTTGCGCCGATCCTTGCCGAATTGGCGCGCCGACACCCCGCGCTCCAGGTTCAAACATCCTATAGTGAGGATTTCGTCGATCTGGTGAGCGAGGGCTTCGATGCCGCGATCCGTATCGGCCATTTGGCGGATTCGTCCCTCGTCGCGCGGCGCGTGGGGGCGGTGCGGCCGCTGCTTGTGGCGAGTCCCGCCTATATCGATGCGCATGGGGCGCCGCGAACGCCGGCCGAGATTGGCGATCATGAGGCGCTGATGCAGGGCACCGAAAGTTGGCGCTTTATGACAAAGACTGGACTGGTGTCGGTTCATCCGCAGGGCCGTTTCAAAACGGCCAACGCCTTCGCGCTCGCCGAGGCCGCGAAAGCGGGCATCGGTATCGCCTATTTGCCCGATTCTGTGGTCGTGGAGGAGGTGGCTTCGGGAGATCTTCGCGTGATCATGCCGAATTACCCCCCGGCGGAAACCGGCATTCACGTCGTGCGGCCAGCTGGCATTCAAGCTCCGCGCAAGGTTCGCATCCTCATCGACATATTGCTGGAGTATCTGGGCAAGTCGAAAAACGCACCGAAACTTGCGCTTCCCGGCGGAGAATAG
- a CDS encoding outer membrane protein, translating to MKLSALPSLAVVTALAIAAPAAAEPFKGPYVGAQAGMVHNKVGTIDADVGSVTVNDSKDAFTAGIFAGYNIQPIARIVVSPEAGFNIGTSDAMSLKGATTIGAVNPRYSFDLGLRAGYLIDDNSLIYARGGYENLNATVHALDGKVPVRDRDTFDGWSIGGGYERVITGGISARVEYRYSDLGGSDGKFDRHQALLGVAYNF from the coding sequence ATGAAGCTTTCCGCTCTCCCCTCGCTGGCGGTCGTCACCGCCCTTGCCATCGCAGCGCCGGCCGCCGCCGAGCCGTTCAAGGGCCCCTATGTCGGCGCCCAGGCTGGCATGGTGCATAACAAGGTCGGGACGATCGATGCCGACGTGGGTTCGGTCACCGTCAACGATTCGAAGGATGCCTTCACCGCCGGCATCTTCGCAGGTTACAATATCCAGCCGATCGCGCGGATCGTTGTGTCGCCCGAAGCTGGCTTCAACATTGGCACCAGCGATGCGATGTCGCTGAAGGGTGCGACGACGATCGGGGCGGTCAATCCGCGCTATTCGTTCGATCTCGGTCTGCGCGCCGGATATCTGATCGACGACAACTCGCTGATCTATGCGCGCGGCGGCTATGAAAATCTCAACGCGACCGTCCATGCCCTCGACGGCAAGGTTCCGGTTCGCGATCGCGATACCTTCGACGGCTGGTCGATCGGCGGTGGGTACGAGCGCGTGATCACCGGCGGCATCTCGGCGCGCGTCGAATATCGCTACAGCGACCTCGGCGGCAGCGACGGCAAGTTCGACCGCCACCAGGCGCTGTTGGGCGTCGCCTACAACTTCTGA
- the lepA gene encoding translation elongation factor 4, whose product MTTPLSHIRNFSIIAHIDHGKSTLADRLIQFTGGLTAREMSAQVLDNMDIEKERGITIKAQTVRLKYKAHDGETYELNLMDTPGHVDFAYEVSRSLAACEGALLVVDAAQGVEAQTLANVYQSIEHDHEIVPVINKIDLPAADVDKVKAEIEDIIGLPADDAVLASAKSGIGIEECLEAIVTKIPPPKGDAAAPLLAMLVDSWYDPYLGVVILVRVVDGILKKGQQIKFMQAGTTHLIDRVGCFTPKREELTEIGPGEIGFITAQIKDVAQARVGDTVTDAKKPAANPLPGFKEVQPVVFCGLFPTDANDFEKLRESIQKLRLNDASFSFEMESSAALGFGFRCGFLGLLHLEIIQERLTREYDLDLITTAPSVVYKLKLSHTKNEAAKEIELHNPADMPDPNRIDEIEEPWIEAVIYVPDDYLGPILKLCQDRRGVQKNLTYVGGRAQITYELPLNEVVFDFYDRLKSISRGYASFDYHQIGHRAGDLVKMSILVNNEPVDALSMIVHRGSAESRGRGMCERLKDLIPRHMFKIPIQAAIGGKVIARETIAALRKDVTAKCYGGDATRKKKLLEKQKEGKKRMREYGNVNIPQEAFIAALRMGDDA is encoded by the coding sequence ATGACCACGCCTTTGTCCCATATCCGCAATTTTTCGATCATCGCGCACATCGATCACGGGAAATCGACGCTCGCCGACCGGCTGATCCAGTTCACCGGGGGCCTCACTGCGCGCGAGATGTCGGCGCAAGTCCTTGATAATATGGACATTGAGAAGGAGCGCGGGATCACGATCAAGGCGCAGACGGTGCGCCTGAAATATAAGGCGCACGACGGCGAGACCTATGAGCTGAACCTGATGGACACGCCCGGCCACGTCGACTTCGCCTATGAAGTGTCGCGGTCGCTCGCCGCGTGCGAGGGCGCGTTGCTCGTCGTCGATGCCGCGCAGGGGGTCGAGGCGCAGACGCTGGCGAACGTCTATCAGTCGATCGAGCACGACCATGAGATCGTGCCGGTGATCAACAAGATCGACCTGCCCGCGGCCGACGTCGACAAGGTGAAGGCCGAGATCGAGGACATCATCGGGCTGCCCGCCGACGACGCGGTGCTCGCCAGCGCCAAGTCGGGCATCGGCATCGAGGAATGCCTCGAGGCGATCGTCACCAAGATCCCGCCGCCGAAGGGCGACGCCGCGGCGCCGCTGCTCGCGATGCTCGTCGACAGCTGGTACGACCCGTACCTCGGCGTCGTCATCCTCGTCCGCGTGGTCGACGGGATCCTGAAAAAAGGCCAGCAGATCAAGTTCATGCAGGCGGGTACCACCCACCTGATCGACCGCGTCGGCTGTTTCACGCCGAAGCGCGAGGAGCTGACCGAGATCGGCCCCGGCGAGATCGGCTTCATCACCGCGCAGATCAAGGACGTCGCGCAGGCGCGCGTCGGCGACACGGTGACCGACGCGAAGAAACCCGCCGCAAACCCGCTGCCGGGGTTCAAGGAAGTCCAGCCGGTCGTCTTCTGCGGCCTGTTCCCGACCGACGCGAACGACTTCGAGAAGCTCCGCGAAAGCATCCAGAAGCTCCGCCTCAACGACGCGAGCTTCTCGTTCGAGATGGAAAGCTCGGCCGCGCTTGGTTTCGGCTTCCGCTGCGGCTTCCTCGGCCTGCTCCACCTCGAGATCATCCAGGAGCGGCTGACGCGCGAGTACGACCTCGACCTGATCACCACCGCGCCGTCGGTGGTGTACAAGCTGAAGCTCAGCCACACGAAGAATGAGGCGGCGAAGGAGATCGAGCTCCACAACCCCGCCGACATGCCCGACCCGAACCGCATCGACGAGATCGAGGAGCCGTGGATCGAGGCGGTCATTTACGTGCCCGACGATTATCTGGGGCCGATCCTGAAGCTGTGTCAGGACCGCCGCGGGGTGCAGAAGAATCTGACCTATGTCGGCGGCCGCGCGCAGATCACCTATGAGCTGCCGCTCAACGAGGTGGTGTTCGACTTCTACGACCGGCTGAAGAGCATTTCCCGTGGGTATGCGTCGTTCGACTATCACCAGATCGGCCACCGCGCCGGCGACCTCGTCAAGATGAGCATCCTCGTCAACAACGAGCCGGTCGATGCGCTGAGCATGATCGTCCATCGCGGTTCGGCTGAAAGCCGCGGCCGCGGCATGTGCGAGCGGCTAAAGGACCTGATCCCGCGCCACATGTTCAAGATCCCGATCCAGGCCGCGATCGGCGGCAAGGTGATCGCCCGCGAAACCATCGCCGCGCTGCGCAAGGACGTGACCGCCAAATGCTACGGCGGCGACGCGACCCGCAAGAAGAAGCTCCTCGAAAAGCAGAAAGAGGGCAAGAAGCGGATGCGCGAATATGGCAATGTGAACATCCCGCAGGAAGCCTTCATTGCGGCGCTCCGAATGGGTGACGACGCCTGA
- a CDS encoding bifunctional precorrin-2 dehydrogenase/sirohydrochlorin ferrochelatase yields MEQLPIFLNLSGRTVVLVGEGEAADAKARLIVRAGGRIVPEWEEGTAIAFVALDDDEQARAAAQALRARGLFVNVVDRPDLCDFTTPAIVDRAPVTIAIGTGGASAGLAKAVRQRIEALLPARLGALAAALHAARDAMKARWPAAADRRRAIDSALASGGALDPLSADAADKVATWLASEAPVHPSRLETIALTSADPDDLTLRAARLLGEADHVFHAASVPAAILDRARADAVRHIADAPPGDPPPGLSLWLSR; encoded by the coding sequence GTGGAGCAGCTTCCCATCTTCCTGAACCTCAGCGGCCGCACGGTCGTGCTGGTCGGGGAGGGGGAAGCCGCCGACGCCAAAGCGCGGCTGATCGTCCGCGCGGGCGGGCGGATCGTGCCCGAGTGGGAGGAGGGGACTGCAATCGCCTTCGTCGCGCTCGACGATGACGAACAGGCGCGCGCCGCGGCGCAGGCGCTCCGCGCGCGCGGTCTGTTCGTCAACGTCGTCGACCGCCCCGACCTCTGCGATTTCACCACCCCCGCGATCGTCGACCGCGCGCCGGTGACGATCGCGATCGGGACGGGCGGCGCGTCGGCCGGTCTCGCAAAGGCCGTCCGCCAGCGCATCGAAGCCCTGCTCCCCGCCCGCCTAGGCGCGCTCGCCGCGGCGCTCCACGCTGCGCGCGACGCCATGAAGGCGCGTTGGCCTGCGGCCGCCGATCGCCGCCGCGCGATTGATTCCGCACTGGCAAGCGGTGGAGCACTCGACCCCCTTAGCGCCGACGCGGCCGACAAGGTCGCAACCTGGCTGGCGAGCGAAGCGCCGGTTCACCCCTCGCGCCTCGAAACCATTGCGCTGACGAGCGCCGACCCCGACGATCTCACCCTCCGCGCCGCGCGCTTGCTCGGCGAGGCCGATCATGTCTTCCACGCGGCGAGCGTCCCCGCCGCCATCCTCGACCGCGCCCGCGCCGACGCGGTGCGCCACATCGCCGATGCGCCCCCGGGCGATCCGCCGCCCGGCCTGTCGCTCTGGCTTTCGCGATGA
- the lysA gene encoding diaminopimelate decarboxylase: MNHFEIRDGVMHAEDIPLPRIAEEIGTPVYVYSRATLERHAQAFRDGLKDVPKKHLAFAIKCNPNLGVLRVLARQGYGADVVSGGELERALAAGMAPEDIVFSGVGKTRAELAQGLDRGIGQFNIEHEPEGVALAAIALAKEMTAPAVLRVNPDVDAGTHAKISTGKAENKFGVGIDVAPEIFGRLAALPGLNMRGIAVHIGSQLTSLAPLEAAFTRVGQLVAELRAAGHSITHVDLGGGLGVPYKADDNPPSPAEYGAMVARVTKDWDVTLMFEPGRVIAGNTGVLLTEVLWVKPGVTNPFVIVDAAMNDLARPALYDAYHDFVSVTPTGETMTASIVGPVCETGDTFARDRVTDKVAEGDLAVFRTAGAYGATMASTYNSRSLVPEVLVDGDRYVVVADRIAAGTIMAAERVPDWID; encoded by the coding sequence ATGAATCATTTTGAAATTCGGGACGGCGTGATGCACGCCGAGGATATTCCGCTGCCGCGCATTGCCGAAGAAATCGGCACCCCCGTTTATGTCTATTCGCGCGCCACGCTCGAACGCCACGCGCAGGCGTTTCGCGACGGCCTCAAGGATGTTCCCAAGAAGCACCTCGCCTTCGCGATCAAGTGCAACCCCAACCTCGGCGTCCTGCGCGTCCTCGCGCGGCAGGGCTATGGCGCCGACGTCGTGTCGGGCGGCGAGCTCGAACGCGCGCTCGCCGCGGGCATGGCACCCGAGGACATCGTCTTTTCGGGCGTCGGCAAGACGCGCGCCGAGCTGGCGCAGGGGCTCGACCGCGGCATCGGCCAGTTCAATATCGAGCATGAGCCCGAGGGTGTCGCACTCGCCGCAATCGCGCTCGCGAAGGAAATGACCGCGCCAGCGGTGCTGCGCGTCAATCCCGACGTCGACGCGGGCACGCACGCCAAGATTTCGACTGGCAAGGCTGAGAACAAGTTCGGCGTCGGCATCGATGTCGCGCCCGAAATCTTCGGCCGGCTCGCGGCGCTGCCGGGGCTCAACATGCGCGGCATCGCGGTGCATATCGGCAGCCAGCTCACCAGCCTCGCGCCGCTCGAGGCGGCGTTCACCCGCGTCGGACAGCTCGTCGCCGAACTGCGCGCCGCGGGGCACAGCATCACCCATGTCGACCTCGGCGGCGGCCTCGGCGTGCCGTACAAGGCCGACGACAATCCGCCGAGCCCGGCCGAATATGGCGCGATGGTCGCGCGCGTGACCAAGGATTGGGATGTCACGCTGATGTTCGAACCCGGCCGCGTGATCGCCGGCAACACCGGCGTGCTGCTGACCGAGGTGCTGTGGGTCAAGCCCGGCGTGACCAACCCGTTCGTGATCGTCGACGCGGCGATGAACGACCTCGCGCGCCCCGCGCTCTACGACGCCTATCACGATTTCGTGTCGGTGACCCCGACCGGCGAAACGATGACCGCCTCGATCGTCGGCCCGGTCTGCGAAACCGGCGACACCTTCGCGCGCGACCGCGTCACCGACAAGGTGGCGGAGGGTGATCTCGCGGTCTTCCGCACCGCGGGTGCTTATGGCGCGACGATGGCCTCGACCTACAACAGCCGCAGCCTCGTTCCCGAGGTGCTCGTCGACGGCGACCGCTATGTCGTCGTCGCCGACCGCATCGCGGCGGGCACGATCATGGCCGCCGAGCGCGTCCCCGACTGGATCGACTGA